From Mucilaginibacter rubeus, a single genomic window includes:
- a CDS encoding trans-sulfuration enzyme family protein: MDLSFILNELGEERENYFNAVSPPIMQSSNFSFKDVAGLREAMNDEFESSLYSRGQNPTLNILRKKLAALDGAEDALLFSSGISAISIPILSLLKSGDHIIAVDNLYSWTIKLFKDFLPKFGITTTFIDGTVFENFEQAATPQTRLIYLESPNTFCYALQDIKKVTSFAKSRGIITMIDNSYCSPLYQQPISMGVDLVAQSATKYIGGHSDVVAGVLTGSKTLLKKLFEHEFMNTGPALSPHSAWLLLRGLRTLPLRLQRSFESTRIITEWLASHPAVQEVIWPFSPQFQQADLVNQQMQGCGGLFSLVLKNSTFNKIETFCNSLQHILLAVSWGGHESLVVPAIASFKKEDYSTYNGHHQLIRMYIGLEDPHYLIADIKQALEQ; encoded by the coding sequence ATGGATTTGTCATTTATTTTAAATGAACTTGGGGAGGAAAGAGAGAACTATTTTAACGCCGTTTCGCCGCCCATTATGCAATCAAGCAACTTCAGTTTTAAAGATGTTGCAGGGCTTAGGGAGGCTATGAATGATGAATTTGAAAGCAGCTTGTACTCAAGGGGACAAAACCCAACACTCAATATACTCAGAAAGAAACTTGCCGCGTTAGACGGAGCCGAAGACGCACTTTTGTTCAGCAGCGGTATCAGTGCCATTAGCATCCCGATCTTGTCCCTGCTGAAATCGGGCGATCATATTATTGCAGTGGATAACCTGTACAGCTGGACAATTAAACTTTTCAAAGACTTTTTACCCAAATTTGGTATCACCACAACATTTATTGACGGAACTGTTTTTGAAAATTTTGAACAAGCAGCAACTCCACAAACTCGTTTAATCTATCTCGAAAGTCCCAATACGTTTTGCTATGCGCTCCAGGATATCAAAAAAGTGACCAGCTTCGCAAAATCAAGAGGTATAATAACCATGATTGATAACAGCTATTGCAGTCCACTGTATCAACAGCCAATATCCATGGGCGTTGATTTGGTGGCGCAATCGGCAACAAAATATATTGGAGGGCACTCAGATGTGGTAGCCGGTGTGCTTACCGGCAGCAAGACTTTGTTAAAAAAGCTTTTTGAGCATGAATTCATGAATACAGGCCCGGCGCTATCGCCTCATTCGGCATGGCTGCTTTTGCGGGGCTTAAGGACCCTACCGCTTCGTTTGCAACGTAGCTTTGAAAGTACCCGCATCATTACAGAATGGCTTGCAAGCCACCCGGCAGTGCAGGAAGTGATCTGGCCGTTCAGTCCACAGTTTCAACAAGCCGATCTCGTAAATCAACAAATGCAGGGCTGTGGCGGTTTGTTTAGCCTGGTATTAAAAAACAGCACATTCAATAAAATTGAAACGTTTTGTAACAGCCTGCAGCATATCCTGCTGGCAGTTTCGTGGGGTGGCCACGAAAGCCTTGTTGTGCCGGCCATAGCATCATTTAAGAAAGAGGATTATTCAACCTATAACGGTCATCATCAATTAATACGGATGTATATTGGGCTCGAAGATCCGCACTATCTGATAGCAGATATCAAACAGGCTTTAGAACAATAA
- a CDS encoding LacI family DNA-binding transcriptional regulator, with protein sequence MMKKKISIKDIAKLTDTSITTVSFVLNGKGRISKEISKKILDVAQKNGYEPNRMAVGLRTGVSKVIGLIVESIGGPFFGEMAKVIEEEAEKGGYRIIYCSTNNNLQKGKDMIRMLSQQLVDGYIITPMKGLEKDIQNLVDNEKPVVLIDGYFPGTNIPHVLVDNFASAYNAVDCFVRSGYKNIGMVTADLGLIQLNDRSLGYKAALKDNKLKDSSKMLLKIPFDMDKNEGVEAIKAFIEKQKQMDAIFFTTNYLGTMGLQAIKDLKLRIPEDIAVISFDDNEVFSLYPPGITTIQQPTYDIAKSAIDILMAQINTHKLDASKIDLQIPSKLIERGSTLAKVSV encoded by the coding sequence ATGATGAAAAAAAAGATATCCATTAAGGATATAGCCAAACTTACCGATACGTCAATAACCACTGTTTCATTTGTTTTGAATGGAAAGGGCCGTATTAGCAAAGAGATCAGCAAAAAAATATTGGATGTAGCCCAAAAAAACGGTTATGAACCTAATCGTATGGCCGTTGGTCTGCGTACGGGTGTTTCCAAAGTTATAGGGTTAATAGTAGAAAGCATTGGCGGCCCATTTTTTGGAGAGATGGCGAAGGTGATAGAAGAAGAAGCCGAGAAAGGCGGATACCGCATTATATATTGCAGCACCAACAATAACCTGCAAAAGGGAAAGGATATGATCCGGATGCTAAGCCAGCAACTGGTTGATGGTTATATTATTACCCCAATGAAAGGTTTGGAAAAAGATATCCAGAACCTGGTTGATAATGAAAAGCCGGTAGTACTGATAGATGGATATTTCCCCGGAACAAACATCCCGCATGTACTGGTTGATAATTTTGCAAGTGCCTATAACGCCGTTGATTGCTTTGTAAGATCAGGCTATAAAAATATAGGAATGGTGACGGCCGATCTGGGCCTGATCCAGCTTAATGACCGTAGCCTGGGCTATAAAGCGGCTTTAAAGGATAATAAGTTGAAGGATAGCAGCAAAATGCTTTTGAAAATCCCTTTTGATATGGATAAGAATGAAGGGGTGGAAGCCATAAAAGCCTTTATTGAAAAGCAAAAGCAGATGGATGCTATCTTTTTTACCACCAATTATCTGGGTACCATGGGCTTGCAGGCCATTAAGGATCTTAAGCTTCGTATCCCTGAAGATATCGCGGTAATCAGCTTTGATGATAATGAAGTGTTTAGCTTATATCCGCCGGGGATTACTACCATACAGCAGCCTACTTATGATATTGCTAAATCGGCAATTGACATTTTGATGGCGCAAATCAACACGCACAAGCTTGATGCTTCAAAAATAGATCTGCAGATTCCGTCTAAATTGATTGAGCGGGGATCAACCTTAGCTAAGGTCTCTGTATAA
- a CDS encoding basic secretory protein-like protein, with amino-acid sequence MKKILIPLLLIGATCCGAKANAQEVFKKKGYQVTFINKDAAFSTELKDKLIKTFFEVYPKLAKEYNKNTSKKVTFVIDTAYDGVAATGNDTVVFSAKYMTKHPGDIDVVTHEVMHIVQAYGNSVGPGWLTEGIADYVRFKFGVDNAGAKWALPAFKSTQNYDNAYRITARFLVWTEKNFKPGLVKELDKQLRDHTYTNDSWKNLTGKTVDELWAAYAANPAI; translated from the coding sequence ATGAAAAAAATACTTATTCCACTACTTTTAATTGGGGCAACATGTTGTGGCGCCAAAGCCAATGCTCAGGAAGTTTTCAAGAAAAAAGGGTACCAGGTAACTTTCATTAATAAGGATGCTGCCTTCAGCACCGAATTGAAAGACAAGCTGATCAAAACCTTTTTTGAGGTATATCCTAAACTGGCAAAAGAGTACAACAAAAACACATCTAAAAAGGTAACTTTTGTTATCGACACCGCCTATGATGGCGTAGCGGCTACCGGGAATGATACCGTAGTATTCAGCGCTAAATACATGACTAAACATCCTGGCGACATTGATGTAGTTACGCACGAAGTAATGCATATTGTGCAGGCTTACGGTAACAGCGTTGGTCCCGGATGGTTAACTGAAGGCATTGCAGACTATGTCCGTTTTAAATTTGGAGTTGATAACGCCGGTGCAAAATGGGCGTTGCCTGCCTTTAAATCAACCCAAAACTATGATAATGCTTACCGCATAACCGCCCGCTTCCTGGTATGGACAGAGAAAAATTTTAAACCAGGATTGGTTAAGGAACTGGATAAGCAACTGCGCGACCATACCTACACCAACGATAGCTGGAAAAACCTTACCGGTAAAACTGTAGACGAATTGTGGGCTGCCTATGCAGCAAACCCTGCTATTTAA
- a CDS encoding APC family permease: MSITPKLNRFDLSMIVVSLVIGMGIFAAPVEVAKNSSTPLLYFGAWLLGGAVSLCGALTFAEIGARYPTTGGFYKVFSYCFHPAFAFMINWVLVISNAASVAAVALIGAEYINPVIMPPSLQNDTGIKIMTITSVLILYIINYLGIKMSARTQNILTLFKICMILILCAAVFKGNIHTAKEVIAYHNNNNISAFGLSLVAVFFTYGGYQQTINFGGDIINPKINIPKAIFFGIATVISLYMLINFAYYSVLGISGLQHKTTLAATLAGVLFGAAGYKIVSLLMFVSVLAFVNVNIMANPRVYYAMAEDGILPARFKRVNSQTQVQEFGLTFFVGAVLIILFFASSFQTILSYVMFFDTVGLSTAAITIFILRRKTKQLNNTGIYVMKWYPVIPIIFITTYWFVTISIFIENPQAALICISAFIAGLIIYYITKRSQKPITTL; encoded by the coding sequence ATGAGCATAACGCCAAAACTCAACCGTTTTGATCTTTCAATGATTGTTGTGAGCCTTGTGATTGGCATGGGCATTTTCGCGGCGCCTGTCGAAGTGGCTAAAAACTCAAGCACTCCTCTTTTGTATTTCGGGGCCTGGCTACTTGGTGGTGCAGTGAGTTTATGTGGGGCACTTACCTTTGCCGAAATTGGTGCACGCTACCCTACTACCGGTGGTTTTTACAAGGTTTTTTCGTACTGCTTTCACCCCGCTTTTGCTTTTATGATCAATTGGGTACTGGTAATAAGCAACGCCGCGTCGGTGGCTGCCGTAGCACTTATAGGTGCAGAATATATTAATCCTGTTATTATGCCCCCAAGCCTTCAAAACGATACGGGCATCAAAATCATGACCATAACATCGGTGCTTATTTTGTACATCATCAATTACCTGGGTATTAAGATGAGTGCCCGTACCCAAAATATACTTACCCTTTTTAAAATATGCATGATCTTGATTTTGTGCGCCGCCGTGTTCAAAGGCAATATCCATACCGCCAAAGAAGTTATCGCATATCATAATAATAACAATATAAGTGCGTTCGGATTAAGTTTGGTGGCTGTATTTTTCACCTACGGCGGCTACCAGCAAACCATAAATTTTGGAGGCGATATTATAAACCCGAAAATCAATATCCCCAAGGCTATATTTTTTGGGATAGCCACCGTGATATCATTATATATGCTTATCAACTTTGCCTATTATTCTGTTCTGGGTATTAGCGGTCTTCAGCACAAAACCACGCTTGCGGCAACACTTGCCGGGGTTTTGTTTGGAGCAGCGGGCTATAAAATAGTGTCGCTACTGATGTTTGTTTCGGTGCTGGCTTTTGTTAATGTAAACATTATGGCCAACCCCCGTGTTTACTACGCCATGGCCGAAGACGGCATATTACCGGCACGCTTTAAACGTGTAAACAGCCAAACCCAGGTACAGGAATTTGGACTTACATTTTTCGTGGGCGCCGTACTCATCATCCTGTTTTTTGCCAGCTCGTTTCAAACCATCTTAAGCTACGTGATGTTTTTTGATACTGTCGGCCTTTCAACCGCGGCTATTACGATCTTCATTTTACGGCGCAAAACCAAACAGCTTAATAATACCGGTATATATGTTATGAAGTGGTACCCGGTTATACCTATCATATTTATTACCACATATTGGTTTGTTACCATCAGCATTTTTATTGAAAATCCGCAGGCTGCTTTGATATGCATCAGCGCATTTATAGCAGGCCTTATTATATACTATATCACAAAACGAAGCCAAAAACCTATTACTACACTTTAA